From Ammospiza caudacuta isolate bAmmCau1 chromosome 23, bAmmCau1.pri, whole genome shotgun sequence, one genomic window encodes:
- the KCNJ1 gene encoding ATP-sensitive inward rectifier potassium channel 1, producing the protein MFSYLRERFSSRLRERSRRRARLVSKDGRCNIEFGNVEQSRFVFLIDIWTTILDLRWRYKMTIFISAFLGSWFLFGLLWYVVAYIHKDLPEFNPSINHTPCVENINGLTSAFLFSLETQVTIGYGFRCVTEQCATAIFLLIFQSILGVIINSFMCGAILAKISRSKNRAKTITFSKNAVISKRGGKLCLLIRVANLRKSLLIGSHIYGKLLRTTITPEGETIILDQVNIEFVVDAGNENLFFISPLTIYHIIDKNSPFFHMAAETLLQQDFELVVFLDGTVEATSATCQVRTSYIPEEVLWGYRFAPIVSKTKEGKYRVDFQNFSKTVAVETPHCAFCLYNEKEAKAKEKKGYDNPGFVLSEVNETSDTKM; encoded by the coding sequence ATGTTCAGCTACCTCCGGGAGCGCTTCAGCAGCCGCCTCCGGGAGCGCAGCCGGCGTCGCGCCAGGCTCGTCTCCAAGGATGGCAGGTGCAACATCGAGTTTGGCAACGTGGAGCAGTCCAGGTTTGTCTTCCTGATCGACATATGGACAACCATCCTGGACCTCAGGTGGAGGTACAAGATGACCATCTTCATCTCGGCCTTCCTGGGCAGCTGGTTCCTGTTTGGGCTGCTCTGGTACGTCGTGGCCTACATCCACAAAGACCTGCCGGAGTTCAACCCCTCCATCAACCACACCCCCTGCGTGGAGAACATCAACGGCCTCACCTCAGCCTTCCTCTTCTCCCTGGAGACCCAGGTGACCATCGGGTATGGCTTCAGGTGTGTCACGGAGCAGTGTGCCACTGCCATCTTCCTGCTCATCTTCCAGTCCATCCTGGGTGTCATCATCAACTCCTTCATGTGTGGGGCCATCCTGGCCAAGATCTCCAGGTCCAAAAACCGGGCCAAGACCATCACGTTCAGCAAGAACGCTGTCATCAGCAAGCGTGGGGGGAAGCTCTGCCTCCTGATCCGCGTGGCCAACCTCCGCAAGAGCCTGCTGATCGGGAGCCACATCTATGGGAAGCTGCTGAGGACCACCATCACCCCCGAGGGGGAGACCATCATCCTGGACCAGGTCAACATTGAGTTTGTGGTGGATGCTGGCAACGAGAATCTCTTCTTCATCTCGCCCCTCACCATTTACCACATCATAGACAAGAACAGCCCCTTCTTCCACATGGCAGCAGAaaccctcctgcagcaggacttTGAGCTGGTGGTGTTCTTGGATGGCACCGTGGAGGCCACCAGTGCCACCTGCCAGGTGAGGACGTCCTACATCCCCGAGGAGGTGCTCTGGGGGTACCGCTTCGCTCCCATCGTGTCCAAGACCAAAGAAGGGAAATACAGAGTGGACTTCCAGAACTTCAGCAAGACAGTGGCCGTGGAGACTCCCCACTGTGCCTTCTGCCTCTACAATGAGAAGGAAGCCAAAGCCAAAGAGAAGAAAGGTTATGACAATCCTGGCTTTGTCTTGTCTGAAGTCAACGAAACCAGCGACACAAAAATGTAG